A single genomic interval of Acetobacteraceae bacterium harbors:
- a CDS encoding lysophospholipid acyltransferase family protein codes for MRVARSIFFQLYFFILTIIMGLGALPLRLLKRRDCALTYARLWSRLTLLGLSKICGIEIVIIGRENIPNTPCLIASQHQSFFDGFVWMNLVERPAYIIKKELTRIPLVGPMLILSGMIPVERSAGSKALRCLIRDTQDRFDYRRQVIIFPQGTRVKPGERVPLQPGIMALAKQANAPVVPVATNSGLFWPRKGWTKFPGTLKIVIGPALAMDRSCRNLIATIDASWQALEKSAGLYNHVDNSVDVTEENIVAAMPQGNKGAALDAPG; via the coding sequence ATGCGCGTCGCGCGAAGCATATTTTTCCAGCTCTATTTTTTTATACTGACCATTATCATGGGACTGGGCGCATTGCCTCTCCGCCTCCTCAAGCGCCGGGATTGCGCATTGACCTATGCCCGGCTCTGGAGCCGCCTGACGCTTCTGGGACTCAGCAAAATATGCGGGATTGAAATCGTCATTATCGGACGGGAAAATATTCCCAACACGCCGTGCCTGATTGCTTCCCAACATCAGTCATTTTTTGACGGGTTCGTCTGGATGAACCTTGTGGAAAGGCCGGCCTACATCATCAAGAAGGAGCTGACACGCATCCCCCTTGTCGGCCCGATGCTGATATTATCCGGGATGATCCCGGTTGAGCGCTCAGCCGGGTCAAAAGCGCTTCGCTGCCTGATCCGGGATACACAGGATCGTTTCGATTATCGACGTCAGGTGATTATTTTCCCGCAGGGCACGCGCGTCAAACCGGGAGAGCGTGTGCCACTTCAGCCCGGCATCATGGCGCTGGCGAAACAGGCCAATGCGCCCGTCGTACCTGTCGCCACAAATTCAGGTCTTTTCTGGCCCCGCAAGGGCTGGACGAAATTTCCCGGCACCTTGAAAATCGTCATCGGCCCCGCTTTGGCCATGGATAGAAGCTGCAGAAACCTTATCGCCACGATCGATGCCTCCTGGCAGGCTCTGGAAAAATCCGCAGGCTTGTATAACCATGTGGATAACTCTGTGGACGTAACTGAAGAGAACATTGTCGCAGCCATGCCCCAAGGGAATAAAGGCGCGGCCCTCGACGCGCCGGGCTGA
- a CDS encoding YdcF family protein, producing MRDGGSDLTRDDGRLRIFLPPSLSRHRAMTRRLILLVVALLAAAWLTGLVLFSLDAMRSRYDLVRCDGIVALTGGAERVEVAIDLLERGFGRDLLISGVGAHTTLPQLRLHEGSPLSLLPSDHTTLGRRAISTIGNAAETAGWVRAHQIHTLLVVTAGYHVRRAIMEIHRAAPEVELYPYPIQSPALRHPSSLYTARLLTVEYMKWLGSLLRFSRGENLKPDI from the coding sequence ATGCGGGACGGCGGATCTGACCTCACCCGGGATGATGGCAGGTTGCGCATTTTCCTCCCCCCATCGCTTTCAAGACATCGTGCCATGACGCGCCGCCTCATTCTGCTGGTCGTCGCCTTACTGGCCGCCGCATGGTTGACGGGGCTGGTTCTGTTCAGCCTCGATGCCATGCGCAGCCGTTATGATCTCGTCAGATGTGACGGGATTGTCGCGCTGACGGGTGGTGCGGAGCGCGTTGAGGTTGCCATTGACCTTCTCGAACGGGGGTTCGGGCGGGATCTGTTGATCTCCGGTGTCGGTGCGCATACGACCCTGCCGCAATTGCGATTGCATGAGGGTTCACCCCTCTCACTTTTGCCGTCCGATCACACCACGCTTGGCCGACGCGCGATTTCAACAATTGGCAATGCTGCGGAAACGGCAGGTTGGGTGCGGGCGCACCAAATTCATACTCTATTGGTTGTCACGGCAGGATATCACGTGCGCCGCGCCATTATGGAAATCCATCGCGCCGCCCCGGAGGTTGAACTTTACCCTTACCCCATTCAATCGCCCGCCCTGCGACACCCTTCCAGCCTTTATACAGCGCGCCTTCTGACTGTCGAATATATGAAATGGCTCGGCTCGCTATTGCGTTTTTCGCGTGGGGAAAATCTGAAACCTGACATTTGA
- a CDS encoding hybrid sensor histidine kinase/response regulator encodes MTPPPCRLTELLEGQGFTVVRALTGEAALAGFELSRPDLIVSDYQLPGMNGGQDGAANPHEYPVAFNAYPHADRGWGLGHTREGLESGADAYLSKSAHPNLIILRMRALLRDGSDFLQAETAGSFRRARIVIVTRLLEADEDDAVDRPARWARNDAGTSLGEFLWRDGHTVTTVFGSSEMIQGGWFSGDEGPDLLILDLTAPHGDSDSFCRSIDARRHDVVEAEQFRRHSSAFLFDAGVDDLVPDDTAPEVLALRIKVMVQRKLAQDALREEEIRRQVREVAFQTARNEARAVAAKAAIAEALAQANAELAEANARLLETQSQLVQTAKMASLGELVAGIAHEINNPLAFIIAHEETIARVLNELANPPEALTDKARSDLIGKCINRTGAMRMGLQRIQNLVLSLRRFSRLDESAFRQIDVFEAIDDSLALLSHKFGDDIIVERHLAAPRTLIC; translated from the coding sequence ATGACGCCGCCGCCCTGCCGGCTGACCGAACTGCTTGAGGGGCAAGGCTTTACCGTGGTCCGCGCGCTGACTGGTGAGGCTGCTCTTGCCGGTTTTGAGCTGTCGCGCCCCGACCTCATCGTGTCCGACTACCAGTTGCCGGGCATGAATGGCGGGCAAGATGGTGCGGCAAATCCGCATGAATACCCAGTCGCGTTCAACGCCTATCCTCATGCTGACAGAGGATGGGGGCTGGGCCACACGCGTGAGGGGCTTGAAAGCGGCGCTGATGCGTATCTCTCCAAATCCGCGCATCCGAATCTCATTATTTTGCGGATGCGCGCGCTTTTGCGGGACGGTTCGGACTTTCTACAGGCTGAGACAGCGGGGTCCTTCCGGCGGGCGCGCATTGTCATTGTGACCCGACTCCTTGAGGCGGATGAGGATGATGCGGTGGACAGGCCCGCCCGATGGGCGCGAAATGACGCTGGCACTTCTTTAGGGGAATTTCTGTGGCGGGATGGGCACACTGTCACGACGGTTTTCGGGTCGAGTGAGATGATCCAGGGAGGGTGGTTCAGCGGGGATGAGGGGCCTGATCTTCTGATTCTCGATCTGACGGCACCTCATGGCGACAGTGACAGTTTCTGCCGGAGTATCGATGCGCGGCGGCATGATGTGGTGGAGGCTGAGCAGTTCCGGCGTCATTCCTCAGCTTTTCTGTTCGATGCGGGGGTTGATGACCTCGTCCCGGATGACACCGCGCCGGAGGTGCTCGCATTGCGCATCAAGGTCATGGTGCAGCGCAAACTGGCGCAGGATGCGCTGCGGGAAGAGGAAATCCGCCGCCAGGTTCGGGAAGTCGCCTTCCAGACGGCGCGGAATGAGGCGCGGGCCGTCGCGGCGAAAGCTGCCATAGCCGAGGCCCTTGCCCAGGCGAATGCCGAATTGGCGGAAGCCAATGCGCGATTGCTGGAAACACAGTCCCAATTGGTGCAAACGGCTAAAATGGCGTCTTTGGGGGAATTGGTGGCGGGCATCGCGCATGAAATCAACAACCCGTTGGCCTTTATCATCGCGCATGAGGAGACAATCGCGCGCGTCCTGAATGAGCTCGCCAACCCACCTGAGGCGCTGACGGATAAGGCGCGGTCCGACCTCATCGGAAAATGCATCAATCGCACCGGCGCCATGCGCATGGGCCTTCAGAGGATCCAGAACCTCGTCCTAAGCCTGAGACGTTTCTCACGCCTGGATGAAAGCGCTTTCCGTCAGATTGACGTGTTCGAGGCGATTGATGACTCCCTCGCTTTATTGTCACATAAGTTCGGCGACGACATTATCGTGGAGCGTCACCTTGCCGCCCCCCGCACCCTCATCTGCTAG
- a CDS encoding ATP-binding protein: MIETSLQQSEEGAFYVISVADDGPGVPAVIKGRVFEPFFTTKPVGEGTGLGLAIAYGVIDAHSGNIEVSEARLKGGAGRRALYDDNTGQMDAIRTRNNRKN; this comes from the coding sequence GTGATTGAAACATCGCTTCAGCAATCAGAGGAAGGGGCTTTTTACGTCATCAGCGTCGCAGATGATGGGCCCGGCGTGCCTGCCGTTATTAAAGGCCGGGTATTTGAGCCATTTTTTACCACGAAGCCCGTGGGAGAGGGGACGGGGCTGGGCCTCGCCATTGCTTATGGCGTCATTGACGCGCATAGCGGCAATATTGAGGTCAGTGAAGCGCGTCTCAAAGGGGGCGCGGGGAGGCGCGCGCTTTACGATGACAATACGGGTCAAATGGACGCCATCCGGACTAGAAACAATAGGAAAAACTGA
- a CDS encoding response regulator, whose product MTHPTASPDKTPRSLILIVDDEPEILVALSDLLEGEFDIISTTSPHDALTLVRDHPEIAVIISDQRMPGMTGDVFLSQVQDKTDAKSILLTGYADLSVVITALNQGRIQFYVHKPWDSDGLKAVVRESASRFHTEKPLFKERFLLQSTLKCRRLRYRVFRRGRPRDPTQ is encoded by the coding sequence ATGACCCATCCGACCGCGTCGCCCGATAAAACACCGCGCAGCCTCATCCTGATCGTCGATGATGAACCGGAAATACTCGTTGCTTTGAGTGATCTGCTCGAAGGTGAATTTGATATTATCTCCACCACCAGCCCCCATGATGCCCTTACCCTTGTCAGAGACCATCCGGAGATCGCGGTTATCATCTCGGATCAGCGGATGCCGGGTATGACGGGAGATGTTTTTCTGTCACAGGTGCAGGATAAGACGGATGCGAAAAGCATTCTCCTGACCGGTTATGCGGATCTCTCCGTGGTGATCACCGCACTTAATCAGGGCCGGATACAGTTCTATGTGCACAAACCGTGGGATTCAGATGGGTTGAAAGCCGTGGTGCGGGAGAGCGCGTCGCGTTTTCACACTGAGAAACCTCTCTTCAAAGAGAGGTTTCTCCTTCAAAGCACCTTAAAGTGCCGTCGCCTTCGATATCGTGTTTTCCGACGCGGAAGGCCGCGTGATCCGACACAATAA
- a CDS encoding histidine kinase dimerization/phospho-acceptor domain-containing protein produces MFSDAEGRVIRHNKNRDLESDAADQPDGDREVLEETLYPAEERDAITALRREVVMRGKLEQCVPVTRDGVTSWLERTRIVLPWPRQVDGALLPTAQRWQASFERDVTERRVLEQRMRQDDKMCALGTLSGGIAHDFNNLLTAILGSLDLLHDILPSDGEGDASVPHKLVENAIDSARKGATLTRSLLEFG; encoded by the coding sequence GTGTTTTCCGACGCGGAAGGCCGCGTGATCCGACACAATAAAAATCGTGATCTTGAGAGCGATGCTGCCGATCAGCCTGACGGCGACCGGGAAGTGCTGGAGGAAACGCTTTACCCAGCGGAGGAGCGTGACGCCATCACTGCCCTGAGACGGGAGGTGGTGATGCGGGGAAAGCTCGAACAATGTGTCCCCGTCACGCGCGATGGCGTTACAAGCTGGCTGGAGCGGACACGCATCGTCCTGCCCTGGCCGCGCCAGGTTGACGGCGCGCTTCTCCCTACCGCGCAGCGTTGGCAGGCCAGTTTTGAAAGGGACGTGACAGAGCGCCGCGTGCTGGAGCAGAGGATGCGCCAGGATGATAAAATGTGCGCTTTGGGCACCTTATCGGGCGGCATCGCACATGACTTCAATAATCTGCTGACCGCCATTCTCGGTTCACTTGATCTTTTGCACGACATACTTCCATCCGATGGGGAGGGTGACGCATCAGTCCCGCATAAGCTTGTCGAAAACGCCATAGATTCCGCCCGCAAAGGCGCCACACTGACGCGAAGCCTGCTGGAATTCGGCTGA
- a CDS encoding ATP-binding protein, with translation MDLSHVARRADDLCAQSDPEQLEMALLNLCINARDAMQDGGTVAIHVEEDTSSPTAHCVVISVCDEGHGMTPEIVARIFDPFFTTKKIGRGTGLGLSTIYRFVKRL, from the coding sequence TTGGATCTCTCACATGTGGCGCGGCGTGCGGATGATCTTTGTGCTCAAAGCGACCCGGAACAGCTTGAGATGGCGTTGCTCAATCTCTGCATCAATGCACGGGACGCGATGCAGGATGGCGGCACCGTGGCGATCCATGTTGAAGAAGACACCTCGTCCCCGACCGCACATTGCGTGGTGATTTCGGTTTGTGATGAGGGACACGGCATGACGCCCGAGATTGTCGCCCGTATCTTCGACCCGTTTTTTACCACAAAGAAAATCGGTCGGGGCACCGGCCTTGGTTTATCGACGATTTATCGCTTCGTCAAAAGATTGTGA
- a CDS encoding response regulator, protein MRVRSVPGQGTCISLLLPKVPAQGPELAPDRAAIQSETRQLRILLIDNEASVRLVTEQFLRRSGHEVVSVADGEAGLACLLAGQRFDLAILDLMMPRMSGQECGNRLVEKQPDLKHLYISGYTDATHRPPHHQVLEKPFTRAMLDDAIASIIN, encoded by the coding sequence GTGAGAGTCAGAAGCGTGCCCGGGCAGGGGACATGCATTTCGCTGCTTCTGCCGAAAGTCCCGGCACAGGGGCCTGAGCTTGCGCCCGACAGGGCGGCGATCCAGAGCGAGACGCGGCAACTGAGGATATTGCTGATTGATAATGAAGCATCTGTGCGATTGGTGACAGAGCAGTTCCTGCGGCGCAGCGGTCACGAAGTTGTCAGCGTGGCGGATGGAGAAGCCGGGCTCGCCTGCCTCCTGGCCGGGCAGAGATTCGACCTTGCGATATTGGACCTGATGATGCCCCGCATGAGTGGGCAAGAATGCGGAAATCGCCTTGTAGAGAAACAGCCGGATCTCAAACACCTTTATATCAGCGGCTATACCGATGCGACGCACCGACCGCCGCATCACCAGGTGCTTGAGAAACCTTTCACGCGGGCGATGCTGGATGATGCGATTGCGTCAATCATCAATTAG
- the hslV gene encoding ATP-dependent protease subunit HslV, which yields MKNTHQNPDYVGWHGTTILCVRRGDNVTMAGDGQVTLGQTIIKGNARKVRVIGADKNILAGFAGATADAFTLLELLEAKLARYPNDLETACVELAKDWRTDRYLRRLEAMMAVADKDHSYTLTGNGDVLEPADGIIAIGSGGNYALSAARALIEIEGLSSGDIARRAMKIAGDICVYTNHSVTIKTL from the coding sequence ATGAAAAACACGCATCAAAATCCCGACTATGTCGGATGGCACGGCACCACGATCCTTTGCGTGCGACGCGGGGACAATGTCACGATGGCCGGTGACGGCCAGGTGACGTTGGGCCAGACGATTATCAAGGGCAATGCCCGCAAGGTGCGGGTGATTGGCGCAGACAAAAACATCCTCGCGGGGTTTGCAGGGGCGACGGCCGACGCCTTCACCCTTCTGGAGCTCCTGGAAGCCAAACTCGCGCGCTACCCGAATGACCTGGAAACAGCGTGCGTTGAACTCGCCAAGGATTGGCGCACGGATCGTTATCTGCGTCGATTGGAGGCGATGATGGCTGTCGCGGATAAGGATCATTCATACACATTGACGGGTAATGGTGATGTTCTGGAGCCCGCGGATGGCATTATCGCGATCGGGTCAGGCGGCAATTATGCCCTCTCCGCGGCGCGCGCCCTCATTGAAATTGAGGGTCTGTCGTCGGGAGATATTGCCCGACGCGCGATGAAAATAGCCGGAGACATCTGCGTCTACACGAATCACTCTGTCACGATTAAAACGCTTTAA
- the hslU gene encoding ATP-dependent protease ATPase subunit HslU yields the protein METPQFSPREIVSELDRYIVGQNDAKRAVAIALRNRWRRAQLPDAMREEVVPKNILMIGPTGCGKTEIARRLARLAQSPFIKVEATKFTEVGYVGRDVESIIRDLIEVSLNMLRDMRRKDVQVKAEAAAEQRLVDALVGEQASADTKVKFRQRLRNGELEDKEVEVDVQPDGGRDGGEMPGLTSGAVINISDMMKNIMNRASQKRRLTISAARILLVRDESDKLLDDDSLAQEAVRHTQDHGIVFLDEIDKVCARSAEGGVRGADISREGVQRDLLPLIEGTTVSTKYGTIKTDHILFIASGAFHLAKPSDLLPELQGRLPIRVELATLTRDDLRRILSEPEHSLIKQYIALMKTEGVSLSFTEDAIDALAKTAANINNRVENIGARRLATVMERLLEEVSYAASDRKDEVIEITAKEVHDRVDSLAKRDDLSRFIL from the coding sequence ATGGAAACGCCTCAATTCTCCCCACGAGAAATCGTGTCGGAACTCGATCGCTATATTGTCGGGCAGAATGATGCCAAGCGTGCCGTGGCCATCGCCCTCCGAAATCGCTGGCGGCGGGCGCAACTGCCCGATGCCATGCGTGAGGAAGTCGTCCCGAAAAACATCCTCATGATCGGCCCCACAGGTTGTGGCAAAACCGAGATTGCCCGGCGGCTGGCGCGGCTGGCGCAATCGCCTTTCATCAAGGTCGAAGCCACAAAATTCACCGAGGTCGGTTATGTCGGGCGCGATGTTGAGTCGATCATCCGCGATCTGATTGAGGTATCTTTGAACATGCTGCGCGACATGCGCCGCAAGGATGTTCAGGTCAAGGCCGAAGCCGCGGCGGAACAACGCCTCGTCGACGCCCTGGTTGGAGAGCAGGCCTCGGCGGACACCAAAGTCAAATTCCGCCAGCGGCTCCGAAATGGGGAGCTGGAGGATAAGGAAGTCGAAGTTGACGTTCAGCCGGATGGCGGTCGCGATGGCGGGGAGATGCCGGGCCTGACGTCCGGCGCGGTGATCAATATTTCCGACATGATGAAAAATATCATGAATCGCGCATCCCAGAAGCGCCGCCTGACGATTTCCGCCGCGCGTATTTTGCTGGTTCGGGATGAGTCGGATAAGCTCCTGGATGATGACAGTCTCGCGCAGGAGGCGGTGCGCCATACGCAGGACCATGGCATCGTCTTTCTTGACGAGATCGATAAAGTCTGTGCCCGGTCGGCTGAGGGTGGGGTGCGCGGTGCTGATATTTCACGCGAGGGCGTGCAGCGTGACCTCCTGCCGCTGATTGAAGGCACCACCGTGTCCACCAAATATGGTACGATCAAGACGGATCATATATTATTCATCGCGTCCGGCGCCTTCCATCTGGCCAAACCATCTGACCTGCTGCCCGAACTTCAGGGCCGCCTGCCCATTCGCGTTGAGCTGGCGACGCTGACACGGGATGATCTGCGCCGCATTTTAAGTGAGCCGGAGCATTCCCTCATCAAACAATATATCGCGCTCATGAAGACGGAGGGTGTGTCGCTTTCATTCACGGAGGACGCAATCGACGCCCTGGCTAAAACGGCAGCGAACATCAATAATCGCGTGGAAAATATCGGCGCGCGGCGCCTGGCGACCGTTATGGAACGTCTGTTGGAGGAGGTCTCTTACGCGGCGTCCGACAGGAAGGATGAGGTGATCGAGATCACGGCAAAAGAGGTGCATGATCGCGTCGATTCGCTCGCCAAGCGGGACGATCTCAGCCGGTTCATCCTGTGA
- a CDS encoding SufE family protein codes for MVAPFVSPPEETAAAAIAAITDELALFDDWTDRYQYIIEMGRQLPAFPAAWQDDAHRVPGCQSQVWLEAQHEGGKIHFAGASDAAIVRGLVGLLLRVYSGRSAAEIGETPPDFLHRLGLVKALSANRGNGVEAMARAIRRVAAAG; via the coding sequence ATGGTGGCACCTTTCGTCTCACCCCCGGAGGAAACGGCCGCCGCCGCCATTGCGGCCATCACTGACGAGCTTGCGCTCTTTGATGACTGGACGGATCGATATCAATATATCATCGAGATGGGACGGCAATTACCGGCTTTTCCGGCAGCCTGGCAGGATGACGCCCATCGTGTGCCAGGCTGTCAAAGCCAGGTGTGGCTTGAGGCGCAACATGAAGGCGGGAAGATCCATTTTGCAGGTGCTTCGGACGCGGCCATTGTGCGTGGCCTCGTCGGCCTTTTGCTGCGTGTCTATTCAGGGCGCAGCGCGGCGGAAATCGGCGAGACGCCGCCGGACTTCCTGCATCGTCTGGGACTTGTCAAAGCCCTCTCCGCCAATCGTGGTAATGGGGTGGAGGCGATGGCGCGGGCTATCCGGCGCGTTGCCGCAGCCGGATAG